Part of the Bacillus andreraoultii genome is shown below.
CACTTGCAAACTTGGCAATTGTAGAAGTTGTTTCCGCCATTTTTTGCATACCTGAAGATATCTCGTTAAATGTAACAAAGGTATTGTCTAAATTTTTCGCTTGAATATCGTTTCCACTTGCCACTTCTTGTATAGCGGTTACAACTTGGTTTGTTACTGACGATGTTTGCTCTGCACTTGCCATTAATTGCTCTGAAGAAGCAGCAACTTGTTCAGACGTTTCACCTACTTGGCCAATTAATGTTTTCAAATTGTTGACCATTTTTTTAAATGAGTTTGATAAGTCACCAATTTCATCCCTCATTTTTATTCGGAAATCTTCTATTGTTAGGTCCCCATCCGCAATTTTATTCGCGTATCCTGCTAGTTCTTGTACAGGTTTAGTAATTTTCCGACTAATAAAAATAGCAACAATTAATCCCACAAAGACAGTAAGTATACTAATTATTAGTGATATTGTTTTAGTCGCTTCTACTTGTTGTGATAATTCTATTCTCTTTTGTGCTAAGTTTTTTTCTTGATAAACTAAAACCTTGTCTCCTAGATCTGCAATCGTTGATGAAATTGTGTTTCCATTCCCTAACATTAGCATTTTAATTTTGTCCTCAGCGCCAACACTTTTATAGTTTACGTATTGATCTGCTAGCACACGAAACTGTGATTCGATGTATATTAAGTCTTTGAATATTTTCTCACCTTCTGGATCAAGATTTAATTTTCCGACCGTTTTTGCTTTATCGTAAAATTCATTCGTAGCCGCTTTATATGCATCCATACTTTCTTGATTACCTGTTTGTAAATAACTATTGATTGATACTTGCTCCATTCGTGTTAAATCAACCATTTTTGATCCTAGCTTAACAACTTCTAAACCTTCCTTAATTCCTTTTGAATAGGACTTATTGATTACTGTAAATTGGTAATATGTATAACCGGAAATAATAACTAATAATAACAATATAATTGAAAAAGCCGAGATCATCTTTTTTTGTATTGTCAACGTTTGTAACCCCTTTCTTTATTTCTTAATTCCAGTATATGGGGTTTTTCGACATTCTTCAATGCAATTTTGTGACAAATCATCTGATTATAAGCAAAATGATTTGTGGTTTTTATTAAAACTATTGTAAATACTAAAAATGAAAGGAAAATAAGGAGTGAA
Proteins encoded:
- a CDS encoding methyl-accepting chemotaxis protein, whose product is MTIQKKMISAFSIILLLLVIISGYTYYQFTVINKSYSKGIKEGLEVVKLGSKMVDLTRMEQVSINSYLQTGNQESMDAYKAATNEFYDKAKTVGKLNLDPEGEKIFKDLIYIESQFRVLADQYVNYKSVGAEDKIKMLMLGNGNTISSTIADLGDKVLVYQEKNLAQKRIELSQQVEATKTISLIISILTVFVGLIVAIFISRKITKPVQELAGYANKIADGDLTIEDFRIKMRDEIGDLSNSFKKMVNNLKTLIGQVGETSEQVAASSEQLMASAEQTSSVTNQVVTAIQEVASGNDIQAKNLDNTFVTFNEISSGMQKMAETTSTIAKFASDTAGQAKNGNNYIRNVIKQMNAINTTTNETNEVIKELSTNTSEIGAIINVITEIAEQTNLLALNAAIESARAGEHGKGFSVVANEVKKLAQASRESAKQISNIITNIQNDTVHVIEKMNDNTNEVANGLKLVTETEKTFSSILSSVDTVNIQIQDLSAIAEEISSSFEQVSESVEEIVNITNESVKATNEIASLSEEQLAAIQEIAASASTLSNMADGLREMIKKFVL